TCTAGCTCTGGGCAAGCAGTCACGGGTGAAGAACTgttaaaaggttttttttttaaagaggagTGCCCATAGAATATTTTGTATCTATCATCTGATTATCATAACTATTGGAATAGCCCAACTTAATGGCGAATGGATATACTAAGAAGgctatttatattatattcagATACCGATACTGCCGTGATTAGGATGGTTGAGAATGTACTTTATCTAAGGAATGTGTGTAAAGGTTACTTTATAAgtacattattttgatatcaatgCAAAAACGAAGGAGCAAATAAAATGTTTATGCTATGTTGACTTATAATATagtgactttaaaaaatgtagaaattctTCCCaactaaaaaagaaatcatagcAATTTCCTCATGTATAGTCAGCCCTTTTGATACTTTGGTCGGAGAAAGGGAGGATTCCATGAAAATGCCTCCCTATTGTCAtattttatgtgaaaaaaaaaatctgtatttcgtataatgataatgatatcatcGACTATACTTGCATATCACACATGTCACGTGTGTTGtgcattaaactttttttttaataagtgaaagttcaaaatgtcataactatctTATTTCACATTCGACTTTGATTActttttcagcgttatgcttgcttgattttgatttattaaaatccaCTTTTTGTTTGGGGTATATAGGATTGCACTTGAAAGCTCGTTCCCATCTACATGATAACACACCACAGTATAGActtatttatcataaatttcttgAGACTGGAGGGGGACTCGAGAGTCATTATCAAGTATACGTACTAACATTGATGCGCTTCACCAAGAGGCATCTATCGGaagtgtttttttgtttttcaattctCGTTGACATTTTGTTGGAGTGATTCTGAGTGCTACCCCTCAACATCGGTGTATTTTAATCCGCTAGAAAAGGATAAGATAATATCCTCAGGCAAACTGGAGGTGACGTTGAAGTTCATGCCCACCGCCATCTTGTTGCGCCCCCTATTCCGCTGATGATCTGATTTTAGCATATTTTGAAAGAGGAATTATCAGGCAGATCTTCtgatttatttgataaaattatAACTTTAAGAGAAATtttatgcttgttttgtttaattGCAAATCTGTTTCTCgttctccccctcctcctctttcttcttcttcctctttttcttcttcttttcttcttcttctaattctaaatggaaaacaaaaatgtGATAACTTTGTTCTGCTGTATTTCTACTtgggtattttattatattatatgccCCTCGTTCCGCTTTGGATACACCACTGTATTTCAAACGTGGACCAAATACGTCTTCATGCACGATTTTGTCTTAAAATGTGATCTGAAAATCCTTACACTGCGCTTTCAACATGATCAACATTTACTGGGACTACAAACCTTGCAATTCCGGCGGCATTATGGAAATCCAAGTTCTAATCAGTCTCCATCGGCAGTCAGACAAGCTATTTTTAACTGGAGATTTCCTTTTAGATCTTTAACTCGTACGAGGCTCTGCAAGCGACCCAGCTGTAAACTGTAGTTCCAAGATGAAATAAGCTTCAATATTGTCAGTATAATGTTTAAGAGCCAGATGTAACCATGACAACGTCATGAGAACTGGAAAAAAACATTTCGTACGTGGGGCGAAGTTGGCCAGATCCAAGATCAgcaaatttattatcattaatcacTTGACATTCCGGAGAACAAAATTTGGTGTTTTATTTTCTCTGCTGTTagaattcaccccccccccccatcaaagcCGAAACACTGTTGATAATCTCAAAAGAGCGTGCGACTTGGGCCTATTCATTTATACTTCTATTGCACTTATAGGACATTTAAAATGTTGTTTATATTGGAAATATCTGCAATCACCCCTTTACTTCAAATATCCTAAAATCATCACATCATGACTTGTGCATGTTCTAACATCTttggtttttcattataatCTTACTCCATACTGATAGATAATCATTTTACGATCTCTCATAAGATTTCACTCTCTCTCCTACTTTTAACTACCCCGAGCTCCCcactctttctctccctccttTTTGTATCAACCCCCACCCTCTCCCTCTTCCTCGCCCAATGCATCTCTTTCATGTCTGcctttctatatatttttctgaCTCAATACATTTTCATTCAACTTTTCTGTTGTCTAACTTGTCTTCTGCATCTTGCATCGTTTTGTGAAAACATAACCTGTGTACAGGGGTTGGatatttaaaatcaaaattaattctGAACTTCCAATTCAACAaaccattaacatgattaactCATTAATGAATGATCAGGAGAACAGGTATAAATTTGTGTGAATgtctcacattaaaaaaatgtttattgcaCCGTTGTTGCTATCTAGATATTAATGACTACTGTACATAATATTATAttacaaaattcacaaaaaatacatCAGGAAGGCAAATCTTTATTGCTCAAAATGAAGTCAAATTTCTCATAATAGCAACGAAAATGTTAGAATTCAATGCCGTTCCGTCCTCGAAGCAATAAGGAAGATTGTGTGAGGTTTGCGTGACAGAGTAACAAATCATAATTGTAAACTGCACCCTCGTGCAAACCGATATATAAGGCATTTGCAAGAATTTTATCAAATCGCGGATGACTTCACGATTGTCAGAACATACAACAAACACGGCGTAGAAAGGATAGCAGTCATAAATTATGACTATCAAATAGTCCAACGCAGGAGCAAAGTAGGATGTTGTGGAGGCTGTTATAATGTTGATTGTAACGACTTGTTTTAAAGAACACAAACAGTGACGAAATTTACTTTAACCTTGgatctatataaaaaataattagaaaatacacatacaataaaaattaagtaaACACATATTGAAAGAAGTTAGTGAAAGCGCTCAAAAACAGAGAGCATGAAAAGATAACAATACGATCACCAATTCACCATGTTGGAATGTACGATGTTTCTTTAGACACccaacaatgaaaaacaatatcaatatttttaaaacgggaggaaagagagaaacaCGCTTGAATGTTATTGCAGTTGAAACTAACGTAAATCTGAAGATAAAATGTTACAAATATGATTTGGTGAATTCCCGGGAGCCCAATCTTCCCTCAGACTTTTGAgccttttttttgttaaaaaaaaaaagtcatttatCAAGTTGTGTTACTGTACTGCACTGAATGTTGTAGGATCCTATTATCGAAACAATATTATGGTAAGTAAATATCACTTTTAAAttcttcttttgaaataaaaccaCATTCTTCTTAAAATTGTACACTTAGCAGAATATTCTGCGAAGTTGTAGTGTAACAGGAAAGTAAATCATGTAAAATCCTAATTTTGtgtcttcattaaaaaaataacactttTCATTATCACTTCCACTTCACAATTAGCCTTCACAATTGatcctacataaattataacaatatcggcaccaaattttcattatttatttataaaatttgactcttacaatattattatttcctccactccttatttcatgaaaatgtataaaaaaaatgaaaatcataaatgaGACAGTGTTCAGCCTTTATCGATGGAAAACTGTAGGTGACGTACAGGGGTGCATTTTATGAAGCAAATAGACATCGATTTTCATTGACTTCTGttataagctattgaaatccttgcatctgattggctgggagcaaatttgtcagtgaaaatcactgacaagatACTTCATGAAAACATTCCTCACAGTCGTCAGCATTCCGATGTAAAAGTTACGAGACTTTAATGAATTACATTTTGTTGATAAACGAATTCATGATGATTTCAGTACTAATGTGATGGCAGTTTGATTTTTTGAAACAACGGACTCTCTAAAACACACGGTTGTTTCTTTCTACACTAAAACACAAGGGCTCCGtcacacaaaggtttgcgatgaattgcaaattatgaaagaaccgcactgattggtccctggtccgtattttaaaccaaatgcacgtgtaacattgatattgattggtcagttcatttggcgatcgctaatctttgtgttacggagcccttaGGTGTGGTCTGACCAAACTCACCAAAGTGGAAAAAATGTGATTCACTTCATCACAAAAAGTGAAGCTTACTTCATAATTAAAGCGTTTGAGATTCTGCTGCTTTTGTCACTACAGTATATGAACACCTTTATTCACTGCGTGACAACTGTGATAATTTCATCCTACCAAAAAAGGTATATGATTAACTTTTTTATCACAGTGATTACACTATCACATAGAAGTGAATACACACGTGATTCTTTTCATTAGTAAAGAGCCTTTGTTTCTACATTCACTGTGTAAAAATTGCTTCTTTCTTCACAGTCACCATGACAATGTGGTTTATTCGAGGTGATTTTCACAACATAGTCACACTTTACCTTCGATGatgtacattaattttgtacacGCAAAAATATGTATCGAGATTTCTTGCTTTTGTAACAAACGACATCagatattacaaaataataacaccTCCAAAGACATGGAATTGAAATGCtcataaataagatattttcatcagcattatctaaattttcagtttgttacgaaaatattttaattagtttTATACACATAACAAAGTGAAAGATGAACATTTGgaattattaaaaacaaaacctgaagtctcaaaatcatgaaaaataaaaccttGACAGATAAAAACAGAACTTTGACTCTTTTCCCAAAACGTGCTGCAACTCTGTAAATTCGTTCGACAGCTGGTTAAACATAACGGATATTTCATAGATTTGGCACACAAGAACTGACCACCaactttttaaaacataaaACAGTGCGAGTTGTTTAAGCAATATTAGCGTATTCTAGCATCCACTTCGTAGACGCTTTCTGCAACGTCCAACATCTATTGAAAATACCCgtcaaaatcaatcacaatagacagattagaggtcattgtcaaAATTTGGTGGACCAGGGCAGCACATCGTCTTAAGATTCGGACCAGacataaaattgcaaatttgttatttgtcCAGAGTCGAGGACGACActtctgttttgattcaccgatatTCGACGAAGGCTCTTTtgttatgaagggcttttgacaatagattctctgagttatagaaagcgtctgcgaagtaATTGCAAAAATGTCCCACTTAACGCGTAAAGTAAACCTATAACGATATCAATGACATTGTCATGTAACGTTATTGTTGATGGTccttaataaaatacaatgatTATCATTGCATAATGATGTGtttgaggaaaaaaaaggttaccGGAGTCGTATGATCCAATAAATACGACTTCCTTTATGATTTATAATACAGTCACACGATACCGACTCCGAATCGACCGATTGTAAGTCATGGGTAGTAGCGTATAGAAGCTTTGATTGGTCTGGAGTTGGTGTTATCGATGAGTCTGTAGCACTAGACCAACTAAATGCAAATTAAACCCTGACAATGGAATAAACATTTCAGCATATGCatacaatccccccccccccaaaaaaaaaaaaaaaaaaaaaaaaaaaaaaaaaaaatctttagaaattaaagttaaaaatatttatattttcttttcttaagcAAGAATGAAAGGCCATTGAACCTTTTCTCCTTCCCCAATAACGGAAGACATTGTTCTTCAGTATGAAAGTATATTTACATTTTGCATATCCTCTCAAATTCAGCAACATCGTTTGCATAGTTTCTGTCATAAATAAGTTACAAATTTTGAGGAATATGCAAATCATTTTCTCAAGTATTCACCACTTGAGGTACACAGGAAGTGGAACACCCTCTTAACATCGTCCAATTATTCTTGCTCCTGACAAAATGCAATAGTTTTGGAGTCTGGAGCAAAACTTAAGCATCAACTGATTTTGATACTGAATTCATTGATCATGTGGTGCATTATGCTGTAACACTCAAATATCATGTTGGTCAATGTAGTTAGGATTACTCGATGAATACTCTACTTAGTAACATATCGAATATGGAGTTCTTTGGTTAGAACAATAGAACTCGTGTTTTACCCACCAAAAGACCAACATTTTCATTCTATTCACTCAGATGTCTAATTTACTATTGAACTTACTTTAAactttcaaggatttaaaataaatccatagCGACTGTGAGTAGTGACCAGACAAACTTGGATTAGTTTTAGATCCTAGGAATTTGTCTTTAAATCCAAAAGTTTCCATATTCAAATCCACAATGTCTAAAAAATCTAAATGCAATGTTCGATTTGTCTTTTTAATAGCCGCTcgagatttatttttaaatcctgGAAATCTGGATTGAACTTTGATagtgaaaattattatttttgaagtgGATATCCCATCTTTCCAACTTAGCGGACAGCTAAGTTCCCTTTGTGTTCATATTTCAGACCGTATTTCAATTTTGCCAAAGAAGAGACGCTCGAAATACTGTTAACATCAGCATGTCCTTCCCTCATAAAGAATTCCAGCCCGCCCCCAAGGTTCAGCAAGCATCCATTTACCAATAAATGTTATTTAATTATGGTATCCCGTAAGTATTCAGAGAAGGCTTGCAAATCACATTAACCTTTTAAAACTGGGGGTGCTGCAACGCTTATAGGCCTAATCATTGGCGGGTATACCTTTTGTAAGAATCCTTGTTATTTTCAGAGGATATCAATGGAGGAACTTGTACGATAAACCGGGTGTGAAAACCTTAACCAGCCTTTCTGTTACAGTGTACTTTATTacttaaaatatattattatttaattatctACCATTTTACCAACATTAATGGTACAATGAAGAGCTCGCTTAGGGATCCAGTCACACACACCCTTACTGATCAAACCATTATGACGACCGACCCCGGACAGATCGACAACCAACGATACAGAATACTGATGACTTCCTATACGGCTCTCAATGATCGGTCACGGGTCGATCAGGAACAGTGTGACTGGGATAGATTGAGACTATATTTCCCTTGCAGCAGTTCTTCTGAACATCTCACAAAGACAGTCACTGAATCATCAGATATTTCAAGGCACAGATAAAAGAACTCGTGGCTGGAAGACATGCGCATCTCTGACAAGAAAAGATATTGGTGCACAACGGCCTAACTAATATTTATAATCAGGGTTTATTTGTATAACTACTTACTCATCcaatataaagataaaaataaatgattcttCAATTAAGGCACTGATGCTTCACCTTGTCCAATTCATATGGTGAAATtatacaattattttcttgttcaGTCATATTTTATAACAGGCCTATCATCCGCAATAGATTACACGATTTTCATACTTCTTTGAGGTGATTATCAACGTCAATGTCAAATCAGGAAAACAATGAGAAGAAAGTCTTGGTAGCTAGATTGCACATAACCGCTGGAAAGTTGCGAGCATTCTTTGTCAGCAATATCACACTTTAAGTACTGTCTGTTACGTAGTTTGTCATACAATGACGCCatccattcattttgaaataccTTAAACTCATCTGGCATTTGTTAATGGTCATTTCGACATGTGAAGCAAAAATTCGGCAGTTGACAGTGATATAAACGTATTGCTCTCTTTCTCATCGTCTcttaaatataaaaacaatcacTTTATGCTCTTCGTTTAAACAGTCATATTTGCTCATTTTGATTGTGATTCTCAATTACAGAAAGTTTCTAGAAGTCCACCAGTGAAGTAAAAATCGCTACTGGCTTACTGGAGGTACTATAACTACTTCACGCCCCGTCATGGGTCGCCATATTAAAGTTTGCGCGTTGTTGGCGTTGGGTGCGCGTAGGGCTTCCGGAGGGGGTAGTTCGTTCTGATTTGGCTCTAGTATTTGCGGTTGTTCCTGAATTATGGGGTCTAAAAGGTGTGCTCGTCGTCCCAAAGGTTGTCGACCATCCACCGCGATGTTGATTTGCATTCGCCATTTTATCGTACGAAGCACAAACTTCTGACCAGTCGTTTTGTTGCTCGCGATTAACCACACCGTAAAGCTCTGGTCGCGCGCGAGCTTGGTAAGTTTGACCTCGTGGCTGTTGCGCACCGGAATGTCCCATGTGATGGAGGGGTGGAAATTATCGTTCATCCGTAGATGACACACGGTGTAACAGTTCGTAGGTCCCACGATCACCCCTACTTCAGTAGTGCAGCCGTACCAAGGGTAATGTTTCCCGTCCGAGTCGCTCACAAAACGTTGCTGACCGCTCTTGAGTGCTGGAATCTCCCAACTCGATCtgcaaaaatgaaaacatgaaagaaagtttttttttaaataacgtGATGAAATCAACTTTTCACCACGATGAAAGAGTCTATTGAAAGTGTatgttgaataaaatgaaaatcatttcaaacACCACATGATGTCCCTTCTGAGATCGGATGGATATGCTGAATATTTCTtcagaaaaaataatcatagaATGGTAATGTCATAAGTCCACCCCTTCCATCCACCCATAGAATTACTTTTTAATGGCATGAATGGGGCTGGGTAGAGTGGAAGGGTTGTATATTGACTATGATGATCTCCAATATGCAAGAAGGCAAGAAATCATGTTAGGGTCTGGCATTTTTCTTGTTTCATCTAACTACAGATAACATAAGCCCGGTTGTAATAATATAGAATCTAAACTTTGCAAACGCATACGTTTTGTGGGTGCCTTTAACATACAAGCCACCACAAAACTAGGTGAGAATTTGATGACTTGTGCAAGGGTCGTACAACGACTTAGATACCCCAAGGGAAGCAGCGAAATATCGATCCCTTTTCATCAACGAGAAGGTGTTAACATGGGGCTCAGCGAAGCCTCAAGCGATCGCACGAACAGAACCTGATACCGCACTGTCTGCCGCGGCCAACGATTTATGATAGAATTCAATATCCCGCCAAAAAAAGAGCCAACACCAAATTTTCCTTCATTCCCATGATTGTCTGTATTTCTCAGTGGAGTGCTTATTTCTCCAGACGTTATTGCTcggtgaaaaataaggctataGGTAAGGAAATATGGTCGACTAGTCAATGATCAAGAACAGGGGACCGAAACAGGTGATTCTATATCTGGTACAAAAATAGAAGAATTCATAACGTTCTGTAATAAACTTACTTTCAATATTATCAACCACGCTTGTATCATGACTGTGTATTCCCTGATAATATACCCCGCTGATTGAGTACGTAAATCGAGCGGAAATCAGACAATTACAGAATTAGAaatcattgccatggtaacaaatcgGTCCAACAGAGAGCGGGCCAGGAAATGATGTCCAGATTAATTTCTAAATCAAAATTATCTCAGTGACTTTATTAACTGTTGTGTACATAacaattcatttgtttttaaagggAACTGACACGTACATTGGAAAGACAATTAAAAACCAACCTTTCAAAACGGTTGAATCTTTTCTGTTTCGCAATAGGGCTTCGTAAAGGGCAACTTTAACTGAAAATGAAACGTTAATCTAATAATGAAATGCGTAGGCCCCATATAGT
Above is a window of Lytechinus pictus isolate F3 Inbred chromosome 15, Lp3.0, whole genome shotgun sequence DNA encoding:
- the LOC129277888 gene encoding protein FAM78A-like, which gives rise to MTLFHRGEKLISSRYLKKNFLSCFHFCRSSWEIPALKSGQQRFVSDSDGKHYPWYGCTTEVGVIVGPTNCYTVCHLRMNDNFHPSITWDIPVRNSHEVKLTKLARDQSFTVWLIASNKTTGQKFVLRTIKWRMQINIAVDGRQPLGRRAHLLDPIIQEQPQILEPNQNELPPPEALRAPNANNAQTLIWRPMTGREVVIVPPVSQ